Below is a genomic region from Patagioenas fasciata isolate bPatFas1 chromosome 14, bPatFas1.hap1, whole genome shotgun sequence.
ggcagcagtggggctgaCACCACCCCCTTGCCACAGGGACCTGCTGCAGGTGCTGTCGGTGGAGGAGCTCTGCCTGCTGGAGAGGAGCCTGTGCACAGCCGAGTCAGAGGATCCCTGTGTCCCGGCCACCCCCCCAGCTTGGGGGGCAGCCATGGACACCCCTGCTCCCTGGGGCCTCCTGGAGGTGCCCTCtgcccccccactgccccccatctGCACAGCGCAGCTGGGACCCTCCAGCGCGGTGGATGACCAGGGCACAGCCAGGTGCTGGGGGTGTGTATTGGGGGGGaccagggctgggctggcagaTCCTGCCCGCTGCCACAGGGACTTTTCGTGCCACCTCTGGGGTAACATTCACCTCCTTCCCATGCAGCCCCCAGTCCCCTGGGAGCAGCCCAGGGCTCAATGCCACCCCGGCTGCCCACTGCTGGGAGCTGCGCTCCCGCTACAGCAGCACCAAGGACATGCTGCACACCCTCTTCGTCTGCATCTCGGGTGAGTGACTCCTTTGCCACCCCCTGCAGcatcctgacccccccagcaccctgacccccaccctCCTGGCACAGGGGTTGCCGATCAGCTCCAGACCAACTTTGCCAGTGACCTGCGCAGCATCTTAAAAACCGTCTTCAAGATCGTCGCCTCGCAGGCAGAGCCCTTGGAGGAGCCCGGTGCCAGACGTGagtgacccctggggacatgggacacggggcaCGGCTCCTCTCTGTCCTGCCCATCACCCATCCCTGGGAAAGATGAGGCATGGACCAGGCGTGGGGATGATGCTCAGCCAGGGTGTCTGACAGCTGTCTGGTCATGCCCCAAGCCTTGACCGTGGACGTATTTGCCATGGGGCTGAGTTCAGCCCTGGTTTGGCTGGAGCACCAACAGcctctgtccctgcagaggaAGAGGATGGTGACCCACACCTGGTAGATGCTCCTCGGATGGccgactgtcccctctgctccagccccgcagAGGCTGCTGGGCTCCAGAGGACAGGTAAAAGGCTGCCTGGGGTGCCCAGGGTGCCACAGCATCAGAGCAGGGTGCTGGCCTAGGGCTGGTCCTGGGGTCCAGctgaggggatggggacattcCAGGAGCCAGGATGGTGATGGAGGACAGGGGGAGCCCTGTGGCTTTTACCGATGCATTTTGCCCAGCAGGTGCCCGCTGCCTGCCCGAGTGGGTGCCGGACAGCATGTGCAGCCAGTGCTCTGCCTGCCGCTCACCCTTCACCCTGCTGCGCCGCAGGCACCACTGCCGCAACTGCGGGAAGGTAGgagagggctgggctggggggcacagggtccCCGGGGACCCGGCTCCGCTCAGACCCGCTCTGGCTCTCTGCCGGCAGATCTTCTGTGCCCGCTGCTCACCGCACGCCACAGCACTGCCGCACTATGGCCAGCCGAAACCCGTGCGTGTCTGCACGCATTGCTACACCACGCACCTCTCGCCCGTGCCTCGACGCACCCGGAGCCAGTGAGGGACCCCCGTGTCAGATCCGCATCTTTAGGAAGCCACAGACCGCGGGGGACAGTGgctgctccagagctgctggGCAGCTCCACAGCCCCACGACCCGCTTGGGGGCTGGGTGGGCTTGGCGGCAGGACCCCCCACTCGTGGCAGCAGCACTTCACACCCGGCAGCAGCCCATGCCCCACGCTGGCGTGGCCTGGGCTGCGGTGGGCGTGGGACCGCCTCACCCGGTCACTGCAGCCGTGCCCTGCTCCTGGAGAGCCACGTGCCGTCTGCCCCCCCGCTGGAAATGTGCTtcgtggtgggttttttttcaggtgaACTTTGGCTGCTCTTGGGCCCGGGGCAGAGTCTCCCCCCGGGCCTGGCCCGAGACGGCACAAACAGCCCTCACATGACGGCGGGTGCCGCGGGGCCGTGCCCAGAGCTGGCCCTCGCCCGCGGGGCCCGGCGGTCCCCCCTCTCCCCACCGATCGATGTTAATAAAGGGCTAAACCCGCCTGGCCGGGCCCTGCGGCGCTGGGAGCGGCAATttcgggggggctggcggggggcagcCGGCCCACGGACACACGTGGATGCGGGAGGGGGTGTGGGCCGGGGCAGGTGGgcggggggctgggggcagcgggtGTCCCGAGTGGGTGAGTGGCAGTAGGGGGAGCACTGTCTGTGGACGCACACGCGTGACAGCGCGCAAGCGTGACCgcgcacacacagacacgcaccaaCAAGCGCGGGCGCGCCGCGCGGGGGCCGAgcggcagggggcggggccgagtggcagggggcggggccgagcgGCAGGGGGCGTGTCCCGCCGCGTCCCTCCCGCCGATTCAAATTTGAAGCACGCGCTTTCCCGCCCGAATTTGTTTCCCCGCCGCGCTGACGTCAGCGCCCCGGGGCGCCCGGCAGCCAATGGGCGCGCAGCTCGGCCCGCCGCCCGCAGCCATGGAGCCGGCGGCCACCAGCATCCAGGTGCTGCTGCAGGCGGCCGAGTTCCTGGAGCGGCGGGACCGCGGGGCGGCCGCTCCCCGGTACCCGCCAGGCCTGGCCGAGGCCGAGCACGGTTACGCCTCGCTCTGCCCCGCGCGGTCCCGCCGGGCCGTGGGCAGCGTCAGGTGAGCggcggggctggggaggaggggctGGCGGCGGCCGATAGCGCCGGTTCTGATCCCCGGGGGCTCTCCCGCAGGTCGGTGCACAACGCGCTGGAGAAGCACAGGTACCGGGGAGCGGCGGGACAGGGGGTGGCCGTGCCTGTGGTCCCCCGGGGCTGACCGCCGTGTCGTCCCTCTCCCCTCCGGCCACAGGAGAGCCCAGCTGCGGTGTTGCCTGGAgcggctgaagcagcaggtgccgGCAGGGCCGGCCCGTCCCACCACGCTGAGCCTCTTGCACCGAGCCCGGCTTCACATCCAGGTGAGAGTGTGGCCCTGGCACTGGCCCTAGCTGGAGTGCCCTGAGTGGCAACAGAGCTGTCCAGCTTGGGACCCTGTTTATGGCCTCCTGGATCCCCGCAgaggctggaggagcaggagctgagaGCCCGGAAGGCCAAGGATCGGCTGCGTAATCAGCAGCGGAGCTTGCGTCGGCGGCTGGAGTGGCTGCTCTCGCCCGCCAGTGGGGAACGGGCGCGGGCTGACAGCCTGGACTCGTCCCAGCTCTCAGAGCCCTCCGAGGGAGGTGAGTGGGGTGCAAGTGGGTGGGTAGGGAAGGTGAATCTGCCAGGGCCTGACCCGGCTTCCCCCACTGCCCAGAGGATGTCGAGATAGAGGTGGACAGTGTGGTGTTCGGAGGGGACCTGCTGCCTGGCTTTGGAACCGGGAGGGACCACAGCTACTCCAGCCCCCGCAGCCCCACGTCCTGACAGCACGCATGGCCTGCCCTGCTCTGTCTGCCTCCTCCCTGCCCGCCGCCCGAACGCCGCCTTCTCCATTGGCCTTGTCACGGCTGCCTGGGTTGGGGGACACGGGCAGGGGCAAGCGCCCAGCTTGGCTCcctgcagctggactgctgagcGGTGCTGGCCACAGCGCTGGGCACACTGGGCTAGCATGACACCATGGCACCCCCTGGAAGAGGGGCTGGCTGTCGTGGGGacaccctcctgcctcccctggggcaggctgggggCCAGGGGCTGCCTGGCATGGGGCAGCATGGCCCCAGGAAGGCTCTGCTGCCACGGTGAGCCAGGAAGGGGAAACGAGTGCATTAAGCAACCTGCCTTCACGCCCCCCCCCGCTCTGTTGTACATACCCAACACTATTCTAGTAAAGGCACTTAGTGAAACCCACACCTGTGTCTTGCCTGCGAGCCCAAAACCCTGGCAGCGGAGGGCAGCACTGGGCTCTGCTCCGGGCCAGCCCCAGCCAAATCAGAGTTGGGAGTAGATTATTTAATGATAATTACATCTCAGAAAGGGTCGAACAGCAGCTGATTGTCAGACTTGTACAGTTTCTTCAAAAGTATAAAACCCAAGGAGGCTCCTATCTGTTCTGGCGCAGCCAGTGCCTGGCCCCTCACACGTACTGCTTCTTCTTGGTGGCCGCCTTGCTCGCCAAGTCCTTGGCTTTCTCGGTAGCAGCCAGAGCTGTTTCCTTGGCTTTCTCGGTTGCTTCCTTGGCCGTCTCCACCAGTGTTTTGGACGGAGCTTCTCCTGTAACACGGAAGCTGTTAACCCAGCCCCAACAGGTTCCCGCCCTGCCCCAGCAGAGGAGTCTCGGCTGACGCAAACTGGATTGGCCCCATTCCCTTGGACTGGGGTGACTTCCCCACACAGCGGGAAGCTGAGCCTGGCGCTCCTGACCTGCCTGCGTCAGGGCGCAGCAGGAAGGGGAACTGCAGGCATGTGACTGCTGCCATGTTATGTCCACTTCCTGCCTGTGTTCCAGTCCTGTAAGTGCTGCCTGGCTGCGCCGCTCAGGATGAGCTGGCTGTGCCAAGACGCCTGAGCAAAGGCAACGGATGAGGATTTCGCAGTGTGATTAGTTCAAGCCATGACCTGCCTGTGGACTGGAGTGTTCTCAGTGTGACCTGTAAATCCAGGAGACCCGTTCCCGTCAGCCCCAGTCTGCCCTCAGGTGCTCACCTTGCATCCTTGCTAACACGTATTCAAATCCCTTGGTGCTCTTGGTCACATTGCTTTTGAACCTGGCCAGACCAAACTCCTGCAAGGGAAAAATCAGTGAAGGTGCAAGCCCAGCCCCCTGATCACACACAGCCCCCAGGCCTTTGTTTCTGCTTGACCAGTCCCAAACACACGGTAGGCTCATGCCCACCAGCAGTGATGGTTCTGGGTGCTCTTGACCTCACAAGGatggggggaatgaggggaaaaggtgaaaaaaacagcacagggaaggggTAGAACAGGGGGGACCAGCAGTTTTAAGGCTCCTCCCAAGAGAGGGTACACAGCACTGCTGGGGCAGCTGGCAGCACTCACCTGGACAGCCCGTGAGACGCCAAACAGGCTGGAAGAAACCCAGGCTTCCCGCTTGACCTCGGTCCAGTTGCTGTTCTCTGGGTTCACCTGGTACACGCAGCGCTCCTCCACCCTCTGCACAAGGCACAGCCCAGCTGTGGACACTGCCTGGAGCCTGCGGCCCCCAGCTGTGCACCTGCACACGGGCACCTACCATGAGACGTGCGTGGTTGATGTTCCAGGTGAACGTGGTCATGGTTCGGTTCTTGGGGTCCACAATAGAGTCCTCCAGGATGTAGACGGAGTGGGCGACATTGGCTGGGAAGAAGTGCTCTGCCCAGCGAGGCATACGGTTGGTCTTGGTCAGGAGCCGCCGGGAGAGCAGCTTGTGGTCCGCCGTCACCTCCCGGTGCACAATATCTTCGGTCAGGACATGTTTGCTAGAACGCGGTGGGGGAAGAAAACATCAGATCCTGCTCCCAGCGAATACCCCCCTTCCCGGGGCTGGGAACCGTCAGGCTCTGCGTGGGGGCAGGGAGAAAAGAGCTGGGGATTTAAGGGAGAGGGGGAACCAGCTGCCCCTGGGAACGGCCGGTGCGGAGCACCCAGCCCAGAGGGCTCTGGAGGGGGCGAGCAGagggcccggccccgcggggcaCCCGGGAAAGGGCtggatggggaggggaagggcaCCATCTCGCGGGGTCTGCTGGGGGAGAGGGTGCGGGGTGAGCgccggggaaggggaaggagggcagaaggtcccgggggggtgggggggtgcagGCCCCGACGCACCTGTAGGGGTTGGGGTAGCGCTGCCAGAAGGCGGCGAACACCTGGTCCCAGGGCCCCTTGAGGACGCCCAGGCTGGCGCAGTACTTCCCCATGGGCCGCCGCTCAGGGCCGCGCCGCCACGCCCGCTCCGGCCCGCGCCTGCTGGGCGGCCGCCATGCGGCCTCTGCCCGCCGCCTCCGCCCCGCCGCGCACTTCCGCCTCGCCCCACGCACTTCCGCCTCTGGCCCCgcccccgctcccgccgcgccggccccgccccgcccggtcgcggccccgccccgcggcggcGCGAGGATGAGCGGGCGGCGGGTGGACGCCAaggtggtgctgctggggcaggagggcGTGGGCAAGAGCAGCCTGGTGGAGCGCTGCGCGCACCGCCGCTTCCGGCCCGGGCCCTACCAGAACGTGAGTGACCGCGCCGGCCACCGGCACCGGCCCCGGCACCGGCCCCGGCCCTGCCGCCGGACGGGCAGCCCGCGGGGTGGGCTCCCCGTGCTCCCGGGCTCGCTCCTCCATATGCCCGGGGCGGTGCCCGCCGCGTTCCGCTCGTGCCCCCGGGAtggcccccccgtgtccccaggacggtACCCCCCGCGTTCCCAGGCCGTATGCCCCCGCACCCCCGGGCAGGGTCCCGCCGCGGCCCGGGGCCGATCCCCACCGCTCCTCCTCCTTGTCTTCCAGACGATCGGGGCCGCCTTCGTGGCCAAGGTGATATCGGTGGGGGACCAGACGGTGACCCTGGGGATCTGGGTAAGTGCGGGGCCAGGGGTTGTGCCGTTCCCGGTCACCCCGCACCTGCTGAGcgctcccctgtccccccaggacACGGCCGGCTCGGAGCGCTACGAGGCCATGAGCCGCATCTACTACCGCGGGGCGCGGGCCGCCGTGGTCTGCTACGGTGAGGAGGACGGAGCTGGCGGCCGGGACGGCTCCGGGCGGGGGGCCGGGTGCTGCAGCGGGGGGTCGGCAGACGAGGGAGGGGGACAGATCTTACGCCTCTCCCTCAGATCTCACCGACAGCAGCAGTTTCCAGCGAGCCAAGTTCTGGGTGAACGAGCTGCAGAACTGCGAGGAGGTAACGGCTGGGCTGGGGTACGGGGGGGCTGCGGAGCCTCACTGGAGGGGAACGGGAGCCGGTGGCAGGGCTGGACCTGCGAGCACATCCCTCCcgcccctctgcctgccccagggCTGCCGGATCTACCTGTGTGGCACCAAGAGCGACCTGCTGGAGGAGGACAGGAGGAAGCGCGGGGTCGACTTCCACGACGTGCAGGACTATGCCGATGGTATGTCCGGGCACTGCGCGGGGCCGGGATGCTGGggctgggcagtgctggccctTCCTGGGCTCCCACAGCTCCAAGCGGGTAGGGGGCCTGGGGAATATGGAGCTGCAGCATCCACGTGTGCTGGGGGGCATGAGGGGCTCTGCCTCGGTCCTGGATCCACAGCCGGGCTCCCTGCGCGCTGAGGCGCCGGCTCtgccagggacctgcctgggcaTGGTGTGTCCTGACACGGGCAGGCATGTGGCCAGCTGGGCCGAGGGGACAGCACAGGGCCTGCCCTGGGCCCCCGCCAGCTCGCTGTCACCAGCCGTGCCCCAGGGGTGACTCCAGGGGGAGCCAAGCCTGTGAGGCCTCCGGTGCCAACCCTGGCCCTCGTTGCAGAGATCAAGGCAGAGCTCTTCGAGACCTCCAGTAAGACCGGCCAGAGTGTGGGTGAGTAGCCTCCACGCTGCTGCTCGTgcttgggcagggctggggggtttTGCCTAGCACTGGGGCTGCTCACACCCACCCTGCCCGCCCTCCCCCAGACGAGCTGTTCCAGAAGGTAGCCGAGGACTACGTGCACTTCACCGCGTTCCAGGTGATGACAGGTGAGGGAGCAGGATCTGTCCTTTCCTATGCCGGGGGGCGCACATGCTGTGGAGAGGATGAGCACTCTGGGGTCTGGCAGGGTCCTTCctcaccccccagctccctggggctgccgcAGGTCCGTGCCAGGGTTTGTCCTGTGGAGACCGGGCCCCATTGtggtgtccctgtgctgctcGGGCCAGGCTCAGCTTGGCCAGTCCGCCCTGGCGGGGCTGTGGGTGGCCCTGGCACTCGGGCAGGCAGGAGCCTCGCCCGGCTGTGGCACCGGCTGTCAGCTCTGCGCCTGCCCAGGCACGCTCAGCCTGGCTGTGCCTCCAGCACTGGGCCGTGCGCCCCACTGCTGCTCTGGGGGGACACCAAACCCCTTCCCAGGGACCTGCAGCTTTTGGGCTCCACGTGGTGCGGAGCTGTgggctgccagcagctgcctgccccTGCTCTCTTCCAGAGGAGAAGGGCATTGACCTGGGCCAGCGGAGCGGCGCCTATTTCTACAGCTGCTGCCACCACTGAGACCTCCTGCCAAAAGGGAACTGCTGCTACCGGCCGGGCAGCCGGCGTGCACCACTCCTCTGGATTTTTATCTGCTGTGTTTTAGCTGTACGGGCCCATCACGGCACGCAGCCCCGCGGACTGCTCTGCTCCGGTGTGCGGGGCGGCAGAGGCTCCGCACAGCGCCGGGAGCCGTGGGCTGTCACCCCTGGGACCCTCTCCCTGCCACCCGGtgttcagaggagctgctgccctgAGTCACTGCTGTGGCCCAGCAACGGCCATTAACTTATTCTCTCGGAGATGCTGCCTGACTCTTCACAGCTTTATTTAAGCATCTTCTCTTAAGGTGTACAATGTAAATAAAATGCATTGTGGTCTGAGTTGTGTGAGGCTGTCGGGACCTCCCCCCCACCTTGGAGAGACAAATGACAAGAGGACATCAAGAGTAAAGTTAAACTTTACTTTACAGTAATTTTTCATCTATATACAAAGAATTACAGTACATGTTCTGGGAGCACCTGGGCAGGGCAACCCTCTTTTCATTATAAGTTTCACATACACAGCCAACAGTCTAAGGGGAGCAAAATGAAAGTAATCAATGGTCCAAgactctcccctctccctcttctAAAAATAATATACATGCTGGAAATATGTAGGTTTCTCTCACCTGCTCTGGCATTCCCGCTTAGAACCGACAGAGGAGTCCTGGCCAGGGCCAAGTGCCCACGCGTCCCCCACGCAGCGTTTGCTCGGGATGGCCCCAGCACCCCAACTCGTGCCCGCTCCCCTCTGGCCGAGCCCGTGGGACGGGACCCCACGGGGGGCTCCCCACAGCGTGGGGCCACTCACACCGAGGCTTCCCCGCTCCAAGCAAACCTGCGCGTGGCTTCAGCGCAAACTGTGCCACTGCTTGAGCACAGTGATACCTCCTGTACCCCCGCCCCGGGGCCCCCCACAGGATTCCAGCCAAGAGCGCGTGGCACAGGAGGGCGGCAGGGGACATTTGAAGCCAGGCACAGTACCCGACACATGGGGTGTGTCGTGGGGCGCTGGAGATGGTACCAGAGCTGAGCAGGGCCAGGAACGCCGCTGCCTAAAGGAGAGCTGCTCCTGCCCGCCCGCACCTCTGCCATCCTCCCACCCAGCACGGCCGGGTCCGCCCTCAGCTCCAGCCACCTCGAGCCTCccggtgctgctgcttttccttttcacaaGTTCCCAGTGTCTAAAAAAATTCACAAAACCCAGTTCCTTGAAGTCAACAACTTGGAAacatcagggggaaaaaaaaaaatcaaaacaaaacacaaaaaaacccaataaaacaaaaccaaaaactgaaaCCAGCTCAGTACCAAAcggacacaaagaacatgcaGTTAGCGGACGCCTGCCTTGCTTCATGTGGCTCCACTCGCTCCCGGGGCCCACTGGCACGCTGGTTTGAGTCTCAAATCCATCACAAACCGAAGGAACCGAGTCACGCCTCGTCCTGTTCCTGCCCGCACGCCGAAGCCCAGCCCCAGCTACCAGGGACGGACTCGCCCGGCGAAGAAACCTCCATCCCGCGGGCCGAGGGCCGCGAGTCCAGCCCTACTGTGCTAAGCTGCCAACGGTTACAATAGCACCACAATAGCCCAAGTGCTTCGCCAAGGGCAAACTGGTTAAAACTTTACCTTGAAATAGGACATAGCAACACCCATTTCTCAGATTTCCCTAGGAGGTAGATTCAGTGCTGTAGGGACTGTTCATCACCGCCACTTCTCCAGCCCAAGCTCACACACGCTGTCCCCCTGCACCGGACTTGGCTTAGGTCGCTGTTGGAGGATCCGCAGCAGAAATATTGTCCTtttcccacctcctgctaagcGAGGGCGCTGCTACCGCGCCGGCGGGACTCCCGTGAAGCCAGGCAAGCGGCAGAGCTGTCCCCACGCTCCAGCATCCCACCTCCCAGCCCCGGGAGCCCAGCCATGCGCCTCTGGCTGCTAACGCTGCCACCAGCCGTCACCACTGTCACAGGGGATTAATTAGCACAGACAAAGCCCGGGGGATCAAACATGGCAGAGCCCTCGCCGGCCCTCTCCGTACTCTCAGAGTAGCTGCACGGTTTGCCACTTTGCAATTAACACTCACTGGCTGGCAAAGGCTGAAAGCCTCATCGGTTAATTTTAGGGCAAAGCACATTACAAGCAGGTTACAATTACAGTTATTCCAAACATCAAGCAAAATCCGAAGTTAAGGCTGAAATCAAAATATAAACAGAAGGTGTTGAAGGTCTGAGGTTTCTCAGTCCCCAGGCAGGATCGGCGCAGCACGCTCGGCTCAAACTGCTGCCGACGTGCATCAGGGTTACggttgatttgtttttctttttcttcctttttttgtggAGCTGAAGCTCTTCTAGCACCCTAAATCCATATTATCTCACCTTGGTATGTTACTGTCCTTCAAACATCTCTCATCTCCTGAATTTCAGTAAGTCACACCTTCAAAGTGAAGCCTGTGGCTGGGGGGGTTTAACCCTGAATTATAACACGTACTCCCACAGTACCACCCGGACACCTTGTGCATTGAAGTGAATCtgttcttgtggggttttttttgttaaataggAAAAGTTTTAACTCAAGAAGAGCAATAAAGCAAGCTACTATCAGCTAGTTAAGTATCTGAAGATGCGCAGTATGGGATTATCCCTTAAAGCGGTTGCTTTTTGGCTGGATTCGCCAGCGGGCACCAGCCCAGTGAGTGGTGCTGACGGGACGAGCCACGCAGGACAGCGCCCGCTGCCCTCCTGCCCCATGAAGCGTTTGTATGGGAGCAAATCCTTCATCCCTTTCGGAACTGGGAAGGGGAATCCATTCCTACAAGTGGGAGTGGGCTCATGACCACGGGAAGTTCCCATGAGCCTCCCGAGGACAGCAGGGAAAGGGACATGGCTCTGAGCAGAAATCATCACACCCTTGATGCTGCTTCTACAACTCTCCACAACAGCGAATCAACACAAGAGTCACCTCCTTCTCACCCTGTGTGCAGTTACACCTGACCTGAGACTGCTGGTGGCCAAGGGATCAGATCCCTCCAGCACAGCAGAAAAGCATGGTGGCCTCGGCCACAGCAGAGCCACccgcagccctgccagccccagcccgGCGCAAGGAGCAGAGCTGCGCAGCCTCTCCCGCAGGAACCATCTGCCAGGGGTTTGGTACCTGCCGCTTTCCTCTATATTAAAAACACCCCAGTGATTCAAACTGGCAGAACTCCAAAGGCAGCAACGAACTGCAGAAGAACCGAAGTCTGTACAGACATCTCCCTCTTCTCCAAGGCAACACCACCAGCTGCCACCAACAGCCACAGTCTCCTCAAGCGCTGGAAAGCCCCTATTTCCTTTATACAGGGCTGTGTTGCCTGGAGCTGCTTCTCATTTCTCCCTGCTGACGAAGGCAGGGATACGATAATAATATTGCTTACTTACTCCCACTGCTGACAACGGCGGGCTGGGCAGGACAGGGCTGCCGGGACCCATCTCCACACCTGGCCAGGCCCCACTGAGGTGACCCAGCACAGCCACTCCCACCAGCACCCCTGTTCCCCTGCAAGCCCCACGAATGTCTGAAATGCTGTCCTGATCTGACAGAGCACCGCCCAGGGGCCCAACGAGGGTGAGGAGGGATGAGCAGCTCGCTGGCTTCCACCTTCAGTTGCATTTCCAAACACCAACTTCACCAAGCAGCCTCCCAGCTACACTGAAGTCACCTTTCCATCTGGGAGGTTGGGAGCCAGAAATCTGGATCCTCATGGAAAAGGCGTGAAAGGAGACAATAAGAGAGGTGGAGTACGGTCAGACGCAAGGAATAAGGCTGTGGGTTTGCAATGCCATGCAACGGTTAAAATCCACGTTCACTGTTCAAAAGAAGCTTTAGGGTAACAGCCTGCTGCGTGGAAGGTGCTGCCGTGAACCTCACACCCTGTTACATGAGCACATGATTTATAGAAATGATTTTTCAAACCTGCACTTATGAGAATCCATTGAGAACTTCTCCATTTTACAGATTTAAAAAAGCCTGCACCAAAAATAT
It encodes:
- the RAB24 gene encoding ras-related protein Rab-24 isoform X1 — encoded protein: MSGRRVDAKVVLLGQEGVGKSSLVERCAHRRFRPGPYQNTIGAAFVAKVISVGDQTVTLGIWDTAGSERYEAMSRIYYRGARAAVVCYDLTDSSSFQRAKFWVNELQNCEEGCRIYLCGTKSDLLEEDRRKRGVDFHDVQDYADEIKAELFETSSKTGQSVDELFQKVAEDYVHFTAFQVMTAVRAHHGTQPRGLLCSGVRGGRGSAQRREPWAVTPGTLSLPPGVQRSCCPESLLWPSNGH
- the RAB24 gene encoding ras-related protein Rab-24 isoform X2, whose translation is MSGRRVDAKVVLLGQEGVGKSSLVERCAHRRFRPGPYQNTIGAAFVAKVISVGDQTVTLGIWDTAGSERYEAMSRIYYRGARAAVVCYDLTDSSSFQRAKFWVNELQNCEEGCRIYLCGTKSDLLEEDRRKRGVDFHDVQDYADEIKAELFETSSKTGQSVDELFQKVAEDYVHFTAFQVMTEEKGIDLGQRSGAYFYSCCHH